acgtCATATCGACGGCTCCAGAACGCACTACTAACGCAGGATGCCTTATCGTCGctgaactatatcaagtcaaTTTTACGTCTTGATTAATTATAAAGAAATACTTTGACTTGATGTTTTGACAAATTGATTGCTATCAATAAGTTACATTTGGAGCAACCTCACATACGCCATAGCACTCTTGCGTTGCTTTGTTACATGGTACGTTATTACATTACTGTGACGTTGCTATGTTACATGGTACGTGATTACATTACTATGCCGTTGCTATGTTACATGGTACGTGATTACATTACAGTGACGTTGCTATGTTACAGGGTACGTGATTACATTACATTGACGTTGCTATGTTACAGGGTACGTGAAGAACGTGCACAAACCGACCGATAACATCATCCTCGTCCATGCCGTGGAGCTCAATGAGGTCCTTCATAATCAGCAATGGTACTCGTGTAAGTACGGCAATGATGACGGAATAAGTAGTCTGGTAGATTTGTCTTTATCACTCATTCAATACAAACAAGTTATTGTATAAGTACATTAACAACATGCATACTCCGGGGTTTACGTCTTTCcgttatatatatgcattatctaatgaataataataaaacagagAGTAACAACAGGATAATGTAACCACAATCATTAAACaagggcaaaatatgaacaataatCAAGATTTATTTGGAGACTCTGTAAAAGTTCAAATCTCACAGTATGACTTAATAGCATTCCTATAGTTTGATCCATCAGATAATGCTTTATACCAGACATAAACGTTTTAGaacatgtaaataatttatgtttttgttcCTGTGTTACAGCCCCCTACACATTTGACAAAGATGTTCTTTTTACCTTACTTGAGGACGAGAAGCGTAAGATCACACACAAGCTCGAGGAATTTGCCGTCCTCCTCAAGGACCGACAGGTAATTCTAAGTATGGCTTCTCTATAAGTGACAATATTGACAGGAAAATCTGTATATAACCAGTGTGTAATCAGCAGGTAGATCCAATGAGTACTCTATGCGACCATGCAATATACCGActctcattttgagaacgttATTCACTCTTGATTTACTTGGTGAGTGTCGCCGAGGAAATAGGAAATGTTTACTGGTATAAAATACCTGTTGTTATTAGCCGAGGAAATAGAAAATGTTTACAGGTATAAAACACCTGGTGTTATTAGCCGAGGAAATAGGAAATGTTTACAGGTATAAAACACCTGGTGTTATACTCCTTATACACTTTCAATACCTTCGTGTAAATCTGTATTTAGTTGATATTTTGCCCTGGTTTTATCGATTAACAGTAAGATTTCTCTTCTTTTGGAATGACTTGATTGTTTATACAAGTTGTACCCAGTGTAATGCTTCTAATCCAGACAAGTTGTTACGCGAATAGCCTTCAAGTGTAACCTGAATTACTTCCAATCAAATCGTTCTTGCTATGTACACATGCAATTGTTCTACCTCCATACTTGAACCCCCATATGCCAATCACTCGCCGAGCTTTTCTATATACTAGTAGATAGCATTGCATGTACATGGGGTTTCAGCACTAGCCTCTGGCTGAGTTATTCGTCATATTCCATAAAATGACTTAAAACGCATAacttaattttactattttgtaCGATATGCTATGAGTAAAACCTTATACAGCTATATGTATATGGCAGGCATTTTATAGTATGATCGAAAAACACCCATGTGTGAAATATACGATGTAAAAAGAATGAAGTTCATAATTTCCTGATCATTCGATCTCGTTCATGAGCAAGGGATTATGTATGAAACTCTATTCAACAGATATCACAAGGCTCCATCACAATGATTTGATGTGTTGTTCATGTGTGTTAAACATATTGACGTCATGACCCATATCCCTATCCGTGTATAAAAATCAACATTAACATTCTGAAGCATTGACGAAAACAAATACTGACGAAACGAGTGCAATATATGATCAAAAGGCAGATTTAATAGGTTATGAAAAAATCCACGTTGAAAGCGATATCTAACAGACTATATTAACCTCTTCTGCTTAATTTGTGATACCAGAAACATAGATTTAATGCCGTGTTCTTAAAATCGTAACCTGGGTGATGATAACAGCACCATCAGGCATATCATAGAATTTCGGATACGTCTTACGTCATATCGCCAAAGGAAATAGAATGTTTCCAATCAGATCATGCTACCATCATCCAGTCGTTCTTGTCAGTGTACGCATTTCCACTGCAGGTTGGGAGAGCAGGAATGTTGCTACCGAATAAGGGAAATAATTACACTAAGGACAACGAAATCATCACATTTTTTACGGCTTAGTGGCAAGTTATCTTTGTTATGATGTTAGAGAATGTCAATCCTTGATGTAATCTTGTGcagggtatatatatctatatggtCAATAAGTTCCTTGATGTTATAAAAGAACACATCAACACTACAATATGTAAAGATGAGTACTTTGTAAAGTCTTCACACGCTTATCAATCAAATTGGCCACGTGTGAAACAAATTCAAGTCGGTTAAGAAAGAGGCAAATTTAGTACCCATATATTTACCAATACAGTAGACTGTTGTTTGTTAAATCTTTTCACCAAACGCAACAAAGACATTGTTGTCCAAAACCCAAATCCAGTTTGCACTCGGCATTCTACATCTTGGCCTTAGTCGCGTGTTTCTCTAACATCCTCATGTATTTTTGTAACGCTACGAATGCCTTTCCCGAGTTTTCAATGTTATGTATCGATGTACAAATTAGTATCTTTTATAAGCTAAAGAAGAACCTCAAAGAGGTGTAACATAATTTTCTTTGAATCAAATTGGATTGCATGCAATTACGTCTGAATGGTATGAAGCCTTACTGATCCGGCCAAATTGAAATCGTTTCGACTGAATTATAACTAGCAAAAATTAAACTAGAAAAGCTGTTCGTGGTAtgcggatttttttttcaacggCGCCAGAATTCGGACACATTTCAAAATACCACTCAAATTCTGCAAACTTTATTTAAATGTAGAACGTTTGTATCTTTGACAGCTTGCTGGGTCAGTGAAGAGTGCTCACGCCAGTAGCCCGGGTGAGGGGATCATAAAGGCTGCAGTGGAGAATCATGCGGCCCTTA
Above is a window of Pecten maximus chromosome 7, xPecMax1.1, whole genome shotgun sequence DNA encoding:
- the LOC117331662 gene encoding universal stress protein in QAH/OAS sulfhydrylase 3'region-like, coding for MASESASKPAGKTVCIAIDGSDTAKYALDWYVKNVHKPTDNIILVHAVELNEVLHNQQWYSSPYTFDKDVLFTLLEDEKRKITHKLEEFAVLLKDRQLAGSVKSAHASSPGEGIIKAAVENHAALIVTGTRGMGSIRRTFLGSVSDYILHHSPVPVIVCHKP